A stretch of the Panthera uncia isolate 11264 chromosome E2 unlocalized genomic scaffold, Puncia_PCG_1.0 HiC_scaffold_20, whole genome shotgun sequence genome encodes the following:
- the LOC125916441 gene encoding junctophilin-3-like — translation MLLEGRGGDYARNSWGEEKAGGSRGVRGGALRSGQPADDFGSRSSGHRQPGNPKSRERRTESPPTFSWTSHHRTGNPGSAGAKLLELEEEKLSSYETEMKPLRRMDSCVQEAHPQKRRSSRGGACRGLGEDHRPEERGFGAQRLRSKPQSKDGARPASCTEPAVQRLESLRLGERAEPRLLRWDLAFSPPQKSSPVALESDGEDGDELKPSTGSAPILVAMVILLNIGVAILFINFFI, via the exons ATGCTCCTGGAGGGCCGGGGAGGGGACTATGCCCGCAACAGCTGGGGCGAGGAGAAGGCCGGCGGCTCCAGGGGTGTCCGCGGCGGCGCCCTCCGCAGCGGTCAGCCCGCAGACGACTTCGGCTCCCGGAGCTCGGGCCACAGGCAGCCCGGCAACCCCAAGTCCCGGGAGCGGCGGACGGAGTCGCCCCCCACCTTCTCCTGGACTTCCCACCACCGGACCGGCAACCCCGGCTCGGCGGGCGCCAAGCtgctggagctggaggaggagaagcTGAGCAGCTACGAGACGGAGATGAAACCGCTGCGGCGGATGGACTCGTGCGTGCAGGAGGCGCACCCCCAGAAGCGGCGCTCCAGCCGGGGGGGCGCCTGCCGGGGCCTGGGCGAGGACCACCGCCCCGAGGAGCGGGGCTTCGGGGCGCAGAGGCTGCGGTCCAAGCCCCAGAGCAAGGACGGTGCCAGGCCGGCCTCGTGCACGGAGCCCGCGGTGCAGAGGCTGGAGAGCCTGCGGCTGGGAGAGCGGGCTGAGCCGCGGCTGCTGCGCTGGGACCTGGCCTTCTCGCCGCCCCAGAAGTCCTCCCCGGTAGCGCTGGAGTCGGACGGAGAGGACGGGGACGAGCTCAAACCCAGCACG GGCTCGGCCCCCATCCTGGTGGCCATGGTGATCTTGCTCAACATCGGAGTCGCCATCttgtttattaactttttcatCTGA